Proteins encoded by one window of Rutidosis leptorrhynchoides isolate AG116_Rl617_1_P2 chromosome 7, CSIRO_AGI_Rlap_v1, whole genome shotgun sequence:
- the LOC139857626 gene encoding uncharacterized protein has product MKPDILEVQPQELKFLFELKKQSSCSVQMNNKTNQHVAFKVKTTNPKKYCVRPNTGVIDPKSTCDFTVTMQAQKAAPPDMICRDKFLVQSTVVPEGTMEEDVTSHTFAKEDGKSVDEKRLKVILLPPPDSPESSPDNGTLNLVHNNEGREIKDENVQKDSSNDKVDEGLEVLKIEGARVDAKRKEESFKRTEPVTRNEEPVTRNEEPVAKNEEPVKTIEQPVKRIEEPVKKIEEPIKRSQEYIKRNEEIIQNDTEELLLAKEVEETKLKVKELESKLNEAKATIIRLSEEKRLATQEKHFIQGELDLLRSKRHRAQVGFPLLFVFMVALVSLYLGYLLHR; this is encoded by the exons ATGAAGCCAGATATCTTGGAGGTTCAACCGCAAGAACTGAAGTTTTTAT TTGAACTGAAGAAACAAAGCTCATGTTCTGTTCAAATGAACAACAAAACAAATCAGCATGTTGCTTTTAAG GTCAAGACTACCAATCCAAAGAAATATTGTGTACGACCGAATACTGGAGTTATTGATCCAAAGTCAACATGTGATTTTACAG TTACTATGCAAGCGCAAAAGGCAGCTCCTCCTGATATGATCTGCAGGGACAAATTTTTAGTTCAAAGTACTGTTGTCCCAGAGGGTACGATGGAGGAGGACGTGACATCTCATACG TTTGCTAAAGAGGATGGTAAAAGTGTTGATGAAAAGAGGCTTAAAGTTATCCTTCTTCCTCCACCAGACTCTCCAGAATCTTCTCCAGATAATGGAACATTGAATCTGGTGCACAATAATGAAGGAAGAGAAATAAAAGATGAAAATGTTCAGAAAGATAGCTCCAATGACAAG GTTGATGAGGGACTGGAAGTGTTGAAAATAGAAGGTGCACGCGTTGATGCAAAGAGGAAGGAGGAATCGTTTAAAAGGACAGAACCCGTAACAAGGAATGAAGAACCTGTAACAAGGAATGAAGAACCTGTAGCAAAGAATGAAGAACCTGTAAAGACGATTGAACAACCTGTAAAAAGGATTGAAGAACCTGTTAAAAAGATTGAAGAACCTATCAAACGGAGCCAAGAATATATAAAAAGAAACGAAGAGATAATTCAGAATGATACAGAAGAGTTGCTATTAGCCAAAGAGGTTGAAGAGACGAAGTTGAAAGTGAAAGAACTTGAGTCAAAGCTTAACGAG GCTAAAGCAACTATTATACGTCTATCAGAAGAAAAAAGATTGGCTACTCAAGAGAAACACTTCATACAGGGTGAATTG GATCTGCTGAGAAGCAAGAGACACCGGGCACAGGTGGGATTTCCGTTGCTGTTTGTTTTTATGGTGGCTCTTGTGAGTCTGTATCTTGGATACCTGTTGCATCGCTGA